TTAAGAGTTTTTAGGCAGTTAAAAGAAACCCACAAAGATCTAAAGCTTGTCATACTTGGAGAGGGTGAGTTAAAGGGATATTTAGTAAAGCTTTCGGAAGAGCTTGGGCTAAGGACCTTTGTTTGGGACAGAGATAAATTTTCTGAAGATTTTGACGTTTATTTTCTTGGCTTTCAGAGAAACCCCTTTAAGTTTATTGCAAGGTCAAAGCTTTTTGTCTTTCCATCCCTTTGGGAGGGTTTTCCTAACGCTTTAGTTGAAGCCATGGCTTGTGGTGTGCCTGTTGTTTCTTCTGATTGCAGGAGTGGTCCAAGGGAGATTTTGGCACCTAACACTGATGTGGAGTATCAGACTGAAAAGCCAGAGTTTGCAGAGTATGGTGTGCTTATGCCTGTGTTTGATGTAAAATTTAAATCAGCAAAGGAGCCGTTGGAAGAAAAGGAGAGGATGTGGGTGGAGGTACTTGATAGAATGCTTAGGGATGAAAGTTTAAGGATGGAATATTCCACAAAAAGTAAAAAAAGAGCAGAAGATTTTAGGATTGAGAAGGTTATAGAAAAATGGATGGAGGTGATAGGATGAAAATAACTTTTTCCTTTGGTAGAAATTGGAAAAACTATGTTAGAACGGTTGACCAAAGAGTTATTGAAGAGGCAAAGCTGAGTCTTCTGAGATATTTACCAGAAAATGCATACAAGGATAAAACTTTCATAGATGTTGGTTGTGGTTCAGGTTTGTTTTCGTTAGCAGCCCTTTTATTAGGGTGTAAACAGGTTATCAGCTTTGATTTGGACCCAGAGAGCATAGAAGCTACTAAGTTACTTCAAGAAAAATTTAAGTATCTTATACCTTCCTCATCTAAATGGGATGTATTTTTAGGTAATATTCTTGATGAAGGCTTAGTAAATACTCTCAAGGGACAAGGGGATATAGTATACAGTTGGGGTGTGTTGCATCATACTGGTAATATGTGGAAAGCTATAGAAAATACATCACATTTAGTAAAAGACCACGGTTATTTAATTATTGCACTATACAATCATGCTCCCTCATCAGAATTTTGGTTGAAGGTTAAAAAGTTTTACAATGCTAATCCTATAATACAACCAATCTTAATACTTTTATATGGAACCTACGCAAGTTTGGGATTTATGATTAGAAGAAGAACACTAAGTTTAAGGAGAGAAAGAGGAATGCATGTTTTTTACGATGCTATTGATTGGTTAGGTGGTTTGCCTTATGAATTTGCGTGTTTTGACGAAGTAAAAGAATTTGTGGAAAGCTTTGGATTTAGTCTTATAGGAAGCCCTACCAAACTACCCTGTGGCAAAGGTGTTCCCAGCAGTATATTTGATAAATTAAGAGCAAAAAATACAGGTTGCAACGAGTTTGTTTTTAAAAAGTCGCTATAGTAGGGTGTGCTATGTTTAAAAAGCTAAAAATCTGCGTAGTAGGACTTGGGTATGTGGGGCTTCCTTTGGCTGTAAGTTTAGCAAGACATTTTAGAGTAATTGGTTTTGACATAAACAAAAAGAGGATAGAGGAGCTTTTAAGCGGTGTGGATAGAACGGGTGAAGTGGAAGATGCAGAGGATTTAACTCAGGAAAACTTAGAATTTACAAGCGACCCATCTCGCATTGGAGAGTGCAATTTCATTATCGTGGCTGTGCCTACACCTGTGGATAAGCTAAAAAATCCAGACCTTTCTTTTCTCAAGTCTGCTTCAGAAACCGTGGGTAGGCATATGAAGCCTGGTAGTGTGGTGGTATACGAGTCCACTGTTTATCCCGGAGCTACAGAGGAGGTGTGTGTGCCAATATTGGAAAAGGAAAGCGGTCTTAAGTGGAAGAAAGATTTCTTTGTAGGATACTCTCCTGAGAGGGTCAATCCCGGAGACAAAGAGCATACATTAGAAAAAATCGTAAAAGTGGTAGCCGGTGATACTCCCGAAACCCTTGAGCTTATAGCCGAGGTATACGGAAAGATAATTAAGGCTGGCGTTTATAAAGCCCCAGATATAAGAACCGCAGAAGCGGCAAAGGTTATAGAAAATATTCAAAGGGATATAAATATAGCCTTGATAAACGAGCTTGCCCTTATATTTCACCGGCTTGGGCTTGACACAAAAGAGGTGCTAAAGGCAGCTGGAACAAAATGGAACTTTTTGAAGTTTGAACCTGGATTGGTGGGAGGTCATTGCATACCAGTAGATCCATACTATCTTGCTCACAAATCCTTAGAAGTTGGCTATGTGCCAGAGCTCATACTGGCAGGAAGAAGAATAAATGAATTTATACCAATCTATATAGCTCACGAGCTTGTAAAATACCTTATTAAGACTGGGAAAAAAGTAAAAGGTGCCAGAGTTTTGGTGCTTGGAGCTTCTTTTAAGGAGAATGTGCCAGATGTAAGAAACAGCAAAGTGTTTGAAATTTTAAAGGAGCTTAAGGATTTTCAAGTAACCACGATCCTATACGATCCGGTAGCTAACAAAGAGGAGGTGAAGGAAGAGTATGGTGTAGATCTTGAAGAAGACTTTTCGCTTCATACACCATACGATGCCATACTGTTTGCAGTTAGACATAAAATATTTTTAGAGAAGTTTAATTTAGAAACTCTAAGAAAGCTTTGCAACGATCCGCCCATACTTTTTGATGTGAAGGGGGTCTTTGATAGAGAAGAAGCCCAAAAAATGGGTTTTATATACTGGAGGCTTTGATGTGGTCTAAATTGATGGAGGGTAAGTTAAAGTCTATTGATTTTTTGATAGTATGGGTGGTGTTTTACCTTTACTCCCTGTTTGTTGGTTTTTTAGTTCAATTCTTTGTTTTGCCCGTGCTTTTTCCTTCTGCCCATTGGAAGGATGGTCTAATGGTTGGTGGAGATTGGATATTCTTTCATTCAGAAGCAGTAGAATTGGCAAAGAAAATAGAGCTTGAAGGATGGGATGTTTGGAGTTTAAAACCACCACCTTATTATCAATCTATGATAGGGATAACTGCCCTGTTTTATGCATTGACTGGGATACACAAACCTTGGGTTATGTTGTTTTACAATGCATTTTTACATGCCAGTGCGGGAGTAATGCTTTTTTATCTACTTACGCTTTTCGAAGTTCCAAAAAAGTATGCTCTGATTTTTTCCGCTTTATTTGTAGTTTCCCCTACATCCCTTACCTGGGTTTCTCAAATTCACAAGGATGGTCTTTATATTTTGGGAATCTACTCTACTTTTCTTGCAATTGCCTTAGCATTTTCGCAAAAAACCTTCCATAATTTACTTGTAGTATTCTTTGGAATTTTGAGCGGTCTATCGTTTTTTATCGTCGGTAGGGAATACGCTGTAAAGATCTTTTTTTATTTCCACAGCTTTACAGTTTTAGTGGTCTTTGCTATCATAATTTTTCAACTTATAAAGAAAAACAAAGAAAAAACCTTACAATACTTAAAAACTCTGTCAGTAGTATTTTTAATTTTTCTTTTCTTTGACTTTTTACAACCACCACAACCACAACCACCACAACCACAACCACCACAACCACAACAACCACAACCACCACAACCACAACCACCACAACCACAACAACCACAACAACTACAACAACCACCACCACAACAACCACAACAACTACAACAACTGCAATGGTTTTGGAACCCTTGGATACCAGATAAAGTGGAATACCTTTTTTACCAGTTAGCTTACTGGAGAAACGAAGTTTGGCCTAAACATCTTTCTGGACATATGGGAGCTATTGATGAAGATTTAAGATTTTACAGTGTTTGGGATTTTATAGAATATACACCAAGAGCTTTTGTTGTAGGATTGTTTTCCCCTTTCCCAAGTTTTTGGTTTACAAAGGGCTCTACCACGGGTGGAACTATTGCCAGATACATAACCCCCTTTGAAGCTGTTTATCTTTACATAGCCTGGATACTTTTGCCCTTTGCCCTTTGGAAGCATAGAGGGAAACCTTGGCTCTGGATTATACTTTTAATCTCTCTTGGTTTTATATGGTTTCACACAGTAGCAGAACCCAACGTAGGTCCCATTGTAAGAAAAAGATACGGCTATGTTATGTTTCTTTCCGCTTTAAGCTATAGCGTATTTCTTACAGAGGTTTTTAAAAGGTGGAAAAAATCATAGTATTTTCCTCTAACACGGCATTTAGCCTTTACAACTTTAGACTGCATTTGATGAGAGAGTTAAAAAACAAAGGATTTCGTGTAGTAGCGGTATCTCCAAACGAAAGTGAGTATGCGTCCTTTTTGGCGAAAGAGTTTGAGTTTTACCCAATAAAAAATCTTGACCGTAAAGGTAAAAATCCTTTTAAAGACCTTTTGCTTCTTTTTGAATATTTAAGACTATACAAAACACTAAAACCACATTTGATAATAAACTTTACCATAAAGCCAAATATCTACAGCTCCATTGCAGGTGGTATTCTGGGCATTCCATCTATAAGCGTAGTCACTGGTTTAGGGTATGTGTTCATAAGTAAAACATGGCTTACAAACTTAGTAAAGCTATTATACAAAATAGCTTTTAGAGTCAATAAAATTGTAGTTTTCCAAAATAAGGATGACTTTGAAGAGCTAAAAGGTTTAACTGATAGAAAGGCACACCTAATAAAAAGCTCTGGTGTGGATATTGATTACTTTTCTCCTTCTTTTTGCGAAGAAAACAAAAAAGAAAAATTTACCTTCCTTTATGTTGGAAGATTTCTAAAGGATAAGGGACTTTTGGAACTCGTGAAAGCTTTTGAGAGGTTAAAATCTGAAAATCCAAAAGTTGAACTTTATTTGGTCGGTGATGTGGATGAGGGAAATCCTCGATCTATCAAAAGGGAGGAGTTAAAGAGCTGGTTAGATAAGGGTTTGGTTAATTGGATAGGCTTTCAAAAAGATGTCAGGCCCTTTTACTGCCTTGCAGATTGCGTAGTTTTGCCTTCTTACTACAGAGAAGGGATTCCAAGGGTTTTGTTGGAAGCTATGGCTATGGGAAAGCCCATAATCACCACGGACAGTGTTGGGTGCAGGGAAGTGTGTATTGATGAGTTTAATGGCTTTTTGGTTGAACCGAGAAATTGGGAAAGTCTTTACGAGGCTATGAAAAGGATGGTTGAGCTTGAAGAAGATAAGAGAAAGTCTATGGGGATGAAAGGCAGGCAGATGATTTTGGAAAGGTATGATGTAAAACTTATAGTTGAAAAATACCTCAAGCTGATTGAGTTAGTTGTTTGATAGAAGTAGAGGAATACCGCTTCTGCCTTTAGGTTTACAAGGATTTCCTCTATTGCTTTTAGTGTTTTGATCAGCCCAGTTTATAACTGCTAAAAGGTGCCCTAAATCCATAGAACTTCTTAACCATTAAGTTCGTCCATGCATAGGGGAAATCTATTCCAACCTTGCTTCTTTTATGTTGGTCTTAAGCCAAAGGTTTCCTCTGATCTCAAAAAATCTCTTTTGAAGCTCTATAAGCTGTTTTATACCACCCATAGCTAAAGCAAACATCTTTTCAAACTGCTCTTTTGTAAAGGTGTATTCCTCACCCATTGCCTGAATTTCGGATATTTTGCCATCGTCCGTTGCTACCAAGTTCATATCAACCTTAGCTTCTGAATCTTCCTCAAAGTTAAGATCCAAAAAAACTTCATCTCCCACTATACCCACGCTCACCGCCGCTACAAAGTTTTTTATGGGGGTAGAGTTTAAAATTCCTTCGTTGTATAGCTTTATCACCGCATCCGCAAGTGCAACAAAGGCACCAGTTATTGAGGCAGTTCTCGTTCCGCCGTCCGCTTGTAAAACATCGCAGTCTATCCAGAAGGTTCTTTCTCCAACCTTTGTAAGATCCAAGGCAGTGCGCATAGCTCTGCCGATCATGCGTTGTATTTCGTGCGTCCTACCCCCAATCCTTCCCGATACCGATTCTCTTATGTTTCTCGTCTGTCCAGCCCTCGGAAGCATAGAGTATTCAGCAGTTATCCACCCCTGCCCTTTGCCCTTTAAAAAAGGAGGAACACCGTCCTGAACAGAGACAGCGCATATAACCTTTGTATTTCCAAACTCTACCAAAACAGACCCTTCAGGGTATTTAAGATAATCCCTTTGAATTCTTACAACCCTTAGTTCGTTGGGCTTTCTTCCGTCCTTTCTCAAACCTTAGCTCCCATAGCCTTAGCTTTTTCGACCACTTCCTCTATGGTACCAACCATGTAGAACGCCATCTCAGGCAGATGATCATACTTACCACTTAGTATTTCTTTAAAGCTTCTTATGTTGTCCTCAAGTCTTACGTACTTTCCGGGCATGCCAGTAAATTGCTCTGCTACGTGGAAAGGCTGAGCCAAGAACCTTTGAATTCTCCTTGCCCTATTGACAATTGCCTTGTCCTCCTCAGATAGCTCCTCCATTCCAAGTATGGCTATTATTTCCTGAAGCTCTTTGTATCTTTGTAAAATCCTCTTTACTTCCATCGCAGTTTCGTAGTGTTCCGTTCCTACAAACTCCGGTGCTAAATATTTGGATGTGGATTCCAGTGGATCAACCGCAGGATATATACCAAGCTCTGCCAACCTTCTTGCAAGCACCGTGGTTGCATCCAAGTGTGCAAAGACCGAATAGGGTGCTGGATCCGTTATGTCGTCTGCAGGCACATAAACCGCCTGTATGGAAGTCAGAGAACCTTTCTTTGTGGATGTTATCCTCTCCTGCACTTCACCCACGTCTGTGTTTAGTGTGGGTTGATATCCTACTGCAGAAGGAAGCCTTCCAAGCAGTGTGGAGACCTCAGACCCTGCTTGCACAAAGCGGAATATATTGTCTATGAAAACGAGCACGTCCTGACCTTCTACATCCCTGAAGTATTCTGCCATGGTTATGCCAGTTTGTGCAACTCTAAACCTAACACCCGGAGGCTCGTTCATCTGTCCATAAACCATCACCGTATAGGGAAGAACGCCTGACTCTTTCATTTCGTGCCAAAGGTCATTTCCTTCCCTCGTCCTTTCGCCCACGCCTATAACCACAGAAAAACCTTTGTGGAACTTGGCAATGTTGTGTATAAGCTCTTGCATTAGGACCGTCTTTCCAACTCCAGCACCACCAAAGAGTCCTACCTTTCCACCTTTCACGTAAGGCTCCAGAAGGTCTATTACTTTTATACCAGTTTCCAGGATCTCTACCTTTGTAGATTGCTCTTCAAGTGGTGGTGGTTCTCTAAACATGGGCCAATACTCTTCCGCATTTACAGGTCCCGCTTCGTCTATGGGCTTACCCACCACGTTGAATATCCTTCCAAGGGTAGCTCTACCTACCGGCACCTTGATGGGTCCTCCCAAGTATTCCACCTCCTGTCCTCTAACCAAACCATCGGTAGGACCTAAGGCTATGCTTCTAACCCTGCTTTCTCCTATGTGCTGTGCAACTTCAAGGAACAGTTCTTCTTGAGTCCAATTGCCCCTGTCGTCTATAAACCGCCTTATGGTTTTTAAACCATGCCTTACTGGGGGCAGATCCTTTCCAGAAAATTCTACGTCCACAACAGCTCCTATTACTTGAACTATCCTTCCTTTCATTTTTCCCTCCTGAGTTTTTATTTTACCACAAAAAGGTATTTCAGGACTTCTCTGCTTGCAGTTTGTATCCCCCTTCCATCCACCCCTCCGGATAATACCA
Above is a genomic segment from Thermocrinis jamiesonii containing:
- a CDS encoding class I SAM-dependent methyltransferase, encoding MKITFSFGRNWKNYVRTVDQRVIEEAKLSLLRYLPENAYKDKTFIDVGCGSGLFSLAALLLGCKQVISFDLDPESIEATKLLQEKFKYLIPSSSKWDVFLGNILDEGLVNTLKGQGDIVYSWGVLHHTGNMWKAIENTSHLVKDHGYLIIALYNHAPSSEFWLKVKKFYNANPIIQPILILLYGTYASLGFMIRRRTLSLRRERGMHVFYDAIDWLGGLPYEFACFDEVKEFVESFGFSLIGSPTKLPCGKGVPSSIFDKLRAKNTGCNEFVFKKSL
- a CDS encoding nucleotide sugar dehydrogenase, whose product is MFKKLKICVVGLGYVGLPLAVSLARHFRVIGFDINKKRIEELLSGVDRTGEVEDAEDLTQENLEFTSDPSRIGECNFIIVAVPTPVDKLKNPDLSFLKSASETVGRHMKPGSVVVYESTVYPGATEEVCVPILEKESGLKWKKDFFVGYSPERVNPGDKEHTLEKIVKVVAGDTPETLELIAEVYGKIIKAGVYKAPDIRTAEAAKVIENIQRDINIALINELALIFHRLGLDTKEVLKAAGTKWNFLKFEPGLVGGHCIPVDPYYLAHKSLEVGYVPELILAGRRINEFIPIYIAHELVKYLIKTGKKVKGARVLVLGASFKENVPDVRNSKVFEILKELKDFQVTTILYDPVANKEEVKEEYGVDLEEDFSLHTPYDAILFAVRHKIFLEKFNLETLRKLCNDPPILFDVKGVFDREEAQKMGFIYWRL
- a CDS encoding glycosyltransferase family 4 protein; this translates as MEKIIVFSSNTAFSLYNFRLHLMRELKNKGFRVVAVSPNESEYASFLAKEFEFYPIKNLDRKGKNPFKDLLLLFEYLRLYKTLKPHLIINFTIKPNIYSSIAGGILGIPSISVVTGLGYVFISKTWLTNLVKLLYKIAFRVNKIVVFQNKDDFEELKGLTDRKAHLIKSSGVDIDYFSPSFCEENKKEKFTFLYVGRFLKDKGLLELVKAFERLKSENPKVELYLVGDVDEGNPRSIKREELKSWLDKGLVNWIGFQKDVRPFYCLADCVVLPSYYREGIPRVLLEAMAMGKPIITTDSVGCREVCIDEFNGFLVEPRNWESLYEAMKRMVELEEDKRKSMGMKGRQMILERYDVKLIVEKYLKLIELVV
- the rph gene encoding ribonuclease PH; its protein translation is MRKDGRKPNELRVVRIQRDYLKYPEGSVLVEFGNTKVICAVSVQDGVPPFLKGKGQGWITAEYSMLPRAGQTRNIRESVSGRIGGRTHEIQRMIGRAMRTALDLTKVGERTFWIDCDVLQADGGTRTASITGAFVALADAVIKLYNEGILNSTPIKNFVAAVSVGIVGDEVFLDLNFEEDSEAKVDMNLVATDDGKISEIQAMGEEYTFTKEQFEKMFALAMGGIKQLIELQKRFFEIRGNLWLKTNIKEARLE
- the atpD gene encoding F0F1 ATP synthase subunit beta produces the protein MKGRIVQVIGAVVDVEFSGKDLPPVRHGLKTIRRFIDDRGNWTQEELFLEVAQHIGESRVRSIALGPTDGLVRGQEVEYLGGPIKVPVGRATLGRIFNVVGKPIDEAGPVNAEEYWPMFREPPPLEEQSTKVEILETGIKVIDLLEPYVKGGKVGLFGGAGVGKTVLMQELIHNIAKFHKGFSVVIGVGERTREGNDLWHEMKESGVLPYTVMVYGQMNEPPGVRFRVAQTGITMAEYFRDVEGQDVLVFIDNIFRFVQAGSEVSTLLGRLPSAVGYQPTLNTDVGEVQERITSTKKGSLTSIQAVYVPADDITDPAPYSVFAHLDATTVLARRLAELGIYPAVDPLESTSKYLAPEFVGTEHYETAMEVKRILQRYKELQEIIAILGMEELSEEDKAIVNRARRIQRFLAQPFHVAEQFTGMPGKYVRLEDNIRSFKEILSGKYDHLPEMAFYMVGTIEEVVEKAKAMGAKV